In Gemmatimonadaceae bacterium, a single genomic region encodes these proteins:
- a CDS encoding FtsX-like permease family protein: MLIPLFSVLLATQSIDSLPPRHRPRTVAVDERLAHDAGIRVGDRLVLAATPGHAGDTVIVSALMKRSSDPSEVARGAYRIRVHLDELQQLVGYGERVERFAVATRGRAGVDSALRAIDAAAFGFRAYPSRQIAVESSTTFLVVSRFHRAIGMITIVASAVFLLCIMLLKVDERRRDVAALRLMGISARTIVRSVVLESALIATCGSIAGVGIGSIVSAYVNWHYRRVYRTPLTFSLVTAEIVAIAVALSLALGVGAGWLAAQRLVRRPPLSLFGR; this comes from the coding sequence GTGCTGATCCCACTATTCTCCGTGCTCCTCGCTACACAATCAATCGACTCGTTACCGCCGCGGCACAGACCGCGGACCGTCGCCGTCGACGAACGGCTCGCGCACGACGCGGGCATTCGCGTCGGCGATAGACTGGTCCTCGCGGCCACGCCGGGCCATGCGGGCGACACCGTAATCGTGTCGGCGCTCATGAAGCGGTCGAGCGATCCGTCGGAAGTGGCGCGCGGTGCGTATCGCATTCGGGTGCATCTCGACGAGCTGCAGCAGCTAGTCGGCTACGGTGAGCGCGTCGAGCGGTTCGCGGTCGCGACACGAGGGCGCGCGGGCGTCGACAGCGCTCTTCGAGCGATCGACGCCGCGGCGTTCGGCTTTCGCGCGTATCCATCGCGGCAAATAGCCGTCGAGAGCTCGACCACGTTCCTGGTCGTGAGCCGGTTTCACCGCGCGATCGGCATGATCACCATCGTCGCGAGCGCCGTCTTTCTTCTCTGCATCATGCTGTTGAAAGTGGACGAGCGGCGACGCGACGTCGCGGCTCTGCGCTTGATGGGCATCTCGGCGCGAACGATCGTACGCAGCGTCGTGCTCGAATCCGCGCTCATTGCGACATGCGGGAGTATCGCTGGTGTCGGCATCGGCAGCATCGTGTCGGCCTATGTGAACTGGCACTATCGCCGCGTCTACCGCACGCCGTTGACCTTCTCGCTCGTGACCGCTGAGATTGTCGCCATTGCCGTGGCGCTCTCGTTAGCGCTCGGCGTCGGCGCCGGTTGGTTGGCAGCGCAACGGCTCGTTCGCCGGCCGCCTCTCTCCCTCTTCGGCCGTTGA
- a CDS encoding phage holin family protein yields the protein MAIERIAIDPDAGIPHLVRQLGEDSKRLVADEVRLAKLEMTESVHRAGRGAVQLAVAFGIGIVMLVALTIFLVTLIGRLAAGHMWVGAIVTGLLELAASVVLLRRGLGVIRQPSYSLEETRAALKDSAAWARSPRDATGSAR from the coding sequence GTGGCTATCGAGCGAATTGCGATCGACCCCGACGCAGGGATTCCGCATCTGGTGCGTCAGCTGGGTGAAGACTCGAAGCGGCTCGTCGCCGATGAGGTTCGGCTTGCCAAGCTCGAGATGACGGAGAGCGTGCATCGCGCGGGCCGGGGTGCGGTGCAACTAGCGGTGGCCTTTGGGATCGGCATCGTGATGCTCGTGGCGCTCACCATTTTTCTCGTGACACTGATCGGGCGGCTCGCCGCGGGTCACATGTGGGTGGGTGCAATCGTCACCGGTCTTCTGGAGCTGGCGGCTTCCGTTGTGCTCCTTCGCCGGGGTCTCGGTGTGATTCGTCAGCCATCGTACTCGCTCGAGGAAACGCGCGCCGCACTCAAGGACAGCGCGGCCTGGGCGCGCAGTCCTCGCGACGCGACAGGCTCGGCGCGATAG
- a CDS encoding metal-dependent transcriptional regulator, producing MSAVKALHALTAPVEDYLKAIFEIEGADSTGSLDHSGVAGTNDIAQALGIAPASVTGMLRRLAEQGLISYERYRGVRLTEAGRRAALRTIRRHRVIEAYLTKALGYPWDCVHDEAERLEHAASDELIDRMAAAIGEPTTDPHGAPIPTREGTLEARDLVALADIAVGEVVRVRQVGDRDPERLRYLAELGVTPGADVRVVGRAPFGGPITLHIVRKGNERARAAMRGMRAERERAIGPALAAQIFVETRRKREA from the coding sequence ATGAGCGCCGTGAAGGCACTTCACGCGCTGACGGCACCTGTTGAGGATTATCTAAAGGCGATCTTCGAGATCGAAGGTGCCGACTCGACCGGATCTCTGGATCACAGCGGCGTCGCCGGCACCAACGACATTGCGCAAGCGCTGGGGATTGCTCCGGCATCGGTCACTGGCATGTTGCGTCGGCTCGCCGAGCAAGGACTGATCAGCTACGAGCGATATCGCGGCGTGCGACTCACGGAAGCTGGCCGGCGCGCCGCGCTCCGCACCATTCGGCGGCATCGCGTCATCGAAGCGTACCTCACGAAGGCGCTCGGCTATCCGTGGGATTGCGTCCATGACGAGGCGGAGCGGCTCGAGCACGCCGCGTCGGACGAGCTCATCGATCGGATGGCTGCAGCGATTGGCGAGCCGACGACCGACCCCCACGGTGCACCGATTCCGACGCGCGAGGGGACCTTGGAGGCGCGTGACCTCGTTGCGCTCGCGGATATCGCCGTCGGCGAGGTCGTGAGAGTGCGTCAGGTGGGAGATCGCGATCCGGAACGTCTGCGCTATCTCGCGGAGCTCGGCGTCACGCCGGGTGCGGATGTCCGTGTCGTTGGACGGGCGCCATTCGGGGGTCCGATCACGCTCCACATCGTCCGCAAGGGGAACGAGCGAGCACGCGCAGCGATGAGAGGGATGCGCGCGGAACGAGAGCGTGCGATCGGACCGGCGCTGGCCGCGCAGATCTTCGTCGAGACTCGTCGAAAGCGCGAGGCGTAG
- a CDS encoding universal stress protein yields MYKRILVPLEHSPYDESILTHVRRLARHCGASLVLIHVADGWAARNVRQLHLRESEEMREDREYLEEVAASLEAEGIEAECVLAAGSPGGEIADAALREGCDLIAMSTHGHRFLQDLLYGSVANEVRHISRVPVLLVRGERRLSGPRAEVSATHESGGRPTPPGAGS; encoded by the coding sequence ATGTACAAGCGCATTCTCGTTCCGCTGGAGCACTCGCCGTACGACGAGTCGATTCTGACTCACGTGCGCAGGCTCGCGCGCCACTGCGGCGCGTCGCTCGTCCTCATTCACGTGGCCGACGGGTGGGCCGCTCGCAACGTGCGCCAGCTGCACCTGCGCGAATCCGAAGAAATGCGCGAGGACCGGGAGTATCTCGAGGAGGTGGCGGCGTCGCTCGAGGCCGAGGGTATCGAAGCAGAGTGCGTCCTCGCTGCCGGCAGTCCGGGCGGCGAGATTGCCGACGCGGCGTTGCGCGAAGGGTGCGATCTGATCGCCATGTCGACCCATGGCCATCGCTTCCTGCAGGACTTGCTGTACGGAAGTGTCGCGAACGAAGTGCGACATATCTCGCGCGTACCCGTCTTGCTCGTTCGCGGCGAGCGACGGCTATCCGGACCCAGGGCCGAGGTGTCGGCAACGCACGAAAGCGGCGGCCGCCCAACGCCGCCCGGAGCTGGCTCATGA